Proteins found in one candidate division KSB1 bacterium genomic segment:
- a CDS encoding DUF1566 domain-containing protein, whose translation MVIDHASGLMWQQGGSVEYMTYENAKKWIADLNQKGYAGYNDWRLPTLEEAMSLMEPKELNGDLYIDPKFDATQRWIWTSDLLLGESRAAWVVSFSDGGCGWDGFHDVNYVRAVRSGQSSIE comes from the coding sequence GTGGTTATTGATCACGCCTCGGGTTTGATGTGGCAACAGGGCGGTTCTGTTGAATACATGACTTATGAAAATGCTAAAAAATGGATAGCGGATCTGAATCAAAAAGGTTATGCAGGTTATAACGATTGGCGCTTGCCCACGCTGGAAGAAGCCATGAGCCTGATGGAGCCGAAAGAACTGAATGGCGACCTCTATATCGATCCGAAGTTCGATGCAACACAAAGGTGGATTTGGACGTCTGATTTGTTACTGGGCGAGTCGCGGGCGGCGTGGGTAGTCAGCTTCAGCGATGGTGGTTGCGGTTGGGACGGCTTCCACGACGTCAACTATGTGCGTGCGGTTCGTTCCGGACAATCATCCATAGAATGA
- a CDS encoding biopolymer transporter ExbD, with product MLSLKKKARKPEIPQASLADIAFLLLIFFICTTTIDVDKGIGLVLPPKGETKEVPKKNITNLLINAEGTVMLDENIVDVRDIRMIIQRKLMENPNLIVSVKTDPNTLYSDYIRVLDQLKQANATRISLAEAEK from the coding sequence ATGTTGAGTTTGAAAAAAAAGGCTCGGAAACCCGAGATTCCCCAAGCGTCCTTAGCAGATATTGCATTCTTGCTGCTTATCTTTTTTATTTGTACGACCACGATCGACGTGGACAAGGGCATTGGTTTGGTATTACCACCGAAAGGTGAGACAAAAGAAGTGCCGAAGAAAAATATCACTAACCTGCTGATCAATGCAGAAGGGACAGTGATGCTGGATGAGAACATTGTGGATGTGCGAGATATCCGAATGATCATTCAGCGGAAATTAATGGAGAACCCGAATTTGATCGTGTCAGTGAAAACTGATCCAAACACTCTATACTCAGATTATATTCGGGTGTTGGACCAATTGAAGCAAGCAAATGCGACCAGAATTTCGCTGGCTGAAGCAGAGAAATAA
- a CDS encoding toll/interleukin-1 receptor domain-containing protein: MPRVFISHSWHDNDIARKIAEYIKRDGAEIWIDYARISGGESLPDRISEALEWCDVLVLVWSQSAANSYYVKLEWQSALDLKKRIIPCILDDTKRPAILRGFLYIDFQNFDHGYNELCRALKLKITEKYMSQLSLY; encoded by the coding sequence GTGCCCAGAGTTTTTATCAGCCATTCCTGGCATGACAACGATATTGCTCGCAAAATAGCCGAATATATCAAACGCGATGGCGCCGAAATCTGGATCGATTATGCCAGAATTTCGGGCGGGGAAAGTCTGCCCGATCGCATCAGCGAAGCTCTGGAATGGTGCGACGTATTGGTATTGGTATGGTCACAATCCGCTGCTAATTCCTATTATGTGAAATTGGAATGGCAGAGTGCTCTCGATCTCAAAAAGCGCATTATTCCCTGCATATTGGACGATACCAAACGACCCGCCATCTTGAGAGGGTTTTTGTATATCGATTTTCAGAATTTCGATCACGGTTACAATGAGCTCTGTCGTGCGCTCAAATTGAAAATCACTGAAAAATATATGAGCCAGCTCAGCCTTTATTAA
- a CDS encoding S41 family peptidase, translating to MKKNNKKIVRWLVLSLVISLILIGFSQRLLLSGDNPFEQFRRFWDVFEIVRTYYVDEVDGQKLITGAIEGMLEQLDPHSVYIEPAKLKEVNEQFQGTYEGIGIEFIIQNKILTVVAPIAGSPSEAMGLRPGDQIIKIAGKSAYGISEQEVQQKLKGPKGTRVTITVRRPGIEEPFDITITRDKIPIYSVMASFLIKDKIGYIHIGRFAQTTADEFERALRELESQGMNALLIDLRGNTGGYLDQAVKLVDKFIEGNKVIVYTKGRIPEANDEFRSTDSATHAKYPIVVLINKGSASASEIFAGAIQDWDRGLIVGETSFGKGLVQTQLNLKDGSAIRITTARYYTPSGRLIQRSYENGLYEYYVSGYEEAIDEQPEEVKEKPVFYTNSGRKVYGGGGITPDVEIRAKRITKLVSELNFKRMFFEFASVYGSTHPELKADFNYFKDNFQIDEKILSEFRQFVQSKNIPINETEFQNDLEFIQLLIKSELAQFFWDREHYYQIRLSGDNQVQEALKLFDRAAKLAGLAPFKPF from the coding sequence ATGAAAAAAAACAACAAAAAAATAGTTCGATGGCTGGTTTTATCCCTGGTCATCTCCCTGATTCTGATTGGGTTTTCTCAGCGATTGCTGCTCTCTGGGGATAATCCGTTTGAACAATTTCGGCGCTTCTGGGATGTCTTTGAGATCGTTCGAACCTATTACGTGGATGAAGTGGATGGACAGAAGCTGATCACTGGTGCCATCGAAGGGATGCTGGAGCAATTAGATCCGCATTCGGTTTACATTGAGCCAGCGAAACTCAAAGAAGTCAACGAGCAATTCCAGGGCACCTATGAAGGGATCGGTATTGAATTCATCATTCAGAACAAAATACTTACCGTGGTTGCCCCCATAGCAGGCTCGCCATCAGAAGCCATGGGATTGCGACCGGGGGATCAGATTATAAAGATCGCTGGGAAAAGCGCTTATGGGATCTCGGAGCAAGAGGTGCAGCAGAAGCTAAAGGGGCCGAAGGGGACGCGCGTTACCATCACGGTGCGCCGGCCCGGGATTGAAGAGCCATTTGATATTACCATTACGCGCGACAAAATTCCGATCTACAGTGTAATGGCCAGCTTTCTGATAAAAGACAAAATTGGTTACATTCATATCGGTCGCTTTGCTCAGACCACGGCCGATGAATTCGAGCGCGCTTTGCGGGAATTAGAAAGCCAGGGGATGAACGCGTTGCTGATCGATCTGCGCGGCAATACCGGCGGCTATTTGGACCAAGCCGTAAAGCTGGTCGACAAATTTATCGAGGGAAATAAAGTTATCGTTTATACCAAGGGTCGCATTCCCGAAGCGAATGACGAGTTTCGCTCCACAGATAGCGCCACGCACGCTAAATATCCGATTGTGGTGTTGATCAATAAAGGTTCGGCCAGCGCTTCGGAAATCTTTGCTGGTGCTATTCAGGACTGGGATCGCGGCTTGATTGTTGGGGAAACGAGCTTCGGCAAAGGGCTGGTCCAAACTCAGCTCAATTTAAAAGACGGCTCTGCCATTCGAATTACCACAGCTCGCTATTATACGCCCAGCGGTCGACTGATTCAGCGCTCGTACGAAAATGGGCTGTACGAATATTACGTTTCCGGATATGAAGAAGCGATAGATGAGCAACCTGAGGAGGTCAAAGAAAAACCGGTATTCTACACTAACTCAGGTCGCAAAGTTTATGGTGGCGGCGGGATCACGCCTGATGTAGAAATCCGCGCCAAGCGCATTACCAAGCTGGTCAGCGAGCTGAATTTCAAACGCATGTTCTTTGAGTTCGCCTCGGTTTATGGTTCAACCCATCCAGAACTAAAAGCTGATTTCAACTATTTTAAAGATAACTTTCAAATCGATGAGAAAATATTGAGCGAATTCCGCCAGTTTGTTCAGTCCAAAAATATCCCAATTAACGAGACTGAATTTCAGAACGATCTCGAATTTATCCAATTGCTGATCAAAAGCGAACTCGCACAGTTTTTCTGGGATCGAGAGCATTATTACCAAATTCGCTTGTCTGGCGATAATCAAGTTCAGGAGGCGTTGAAGTTGTTTGACCGTGCCGCGAAATTGGCTGGTTTAGCGCCATTTAAGCCGTTTTGA
- a CDS encoding MotA/TolQ/ExbB proton channel family protein, protein MIDYFIKGGFFMWPILIFFIFGLAVSIERIWSLTRASINTKKFLAKIQTALREGGVDAAKEICENTRGPIASIFHAGLSRFDKGIDQVEKAIVSAGSIEMAFLERGLVWLSLVISVAPMLGFLGTVQGMVMAFEDIAAANDISPSIVANGISVALLTTLFGLVVAIIIQFFHNFFVSRIDKLIIDMEESSVELVDNLIDLEKR, encoded by the coding sequence ATGATAGATTATTTTATTAAGGGTGGGTTCTTCATGTGGCCGATTCTGATTTTCTTCATTTTTGGTCTGGCAGTAAGCATCGAACGAATTTGGTCGTTAACCCGAGCCTCAATTAACACCAAAAAATTTTTAGCTAAGATTCAAACAGCGCTACGTGAAGGCGGTGTGGATGCTGCAAAAGAGATCTGCGAGAATACGCGAGGCCCCATCGCTTCGATTTTCCATGCTGGTCTATCTCGATTTGACAAAGGCATCGATCAGGTAGAAAAAGCCATCGTGAGTGCGGGGTCTATTGAAATGGCATTCTTAGAACGAGGTCTAGTGTGGTTGTCATTGGTAATTAGCGTCGCTCCCATGTTAGGATTCTTGGGAACAGTGCAAGGAATGGTCATGGCTTTCGAAGATATTGCTGCTGCCAATGACATTTCTCCTTCGATCGTTGCTAACGGTATTTCGGTCGCACTATTAACAACCCTGTTCGGTTTGGTGGTGGCCATCATTATTCAATTCTTCCATAACTTTTTTGTATCACGAATCGATAAATTGATCATCGATATGGAAGAGAGCTCGGTCGAATTGGTGGACAATTTGATCGATTTAGAAAAACGTTAA
- a CDS encoding transporter, with protein sequence MLNFLIENQIVLLFTIIGLGYLLGSIKIGGLSLGVAAVLFVGIAFGAFDNRLDLPEYIYIIGLVLFVYAIGLHAGPGFFASFQKRGLRINVMVVLVLTFGAILTMVLWKILGVSVPSMVGLYCGALTNTPALATTVETIKNMAKDLPLETLRFYMNSPVVTYGLAYPFGVLGVILWFFLFARYMKVDFNQEAQVSQSEAIFTRTFRVTNPGVIGKTVNEALSFYERPGFVLSRIQKGDKILIVAPETILGHNDLIVAVGNASALERARVLFGEVAKKHLDIAEDPGQYSYRRIFVSNREVVGKRIGELELQKKYNATITRLRRGDVDFVPSADTVLELGDRIRVVTLRENLDQVTRFFGDSIRAVSETDFLSLSLGIVLGVFVGTIPFPLPNGMTFKFGFAGGPLIVALILGRLERTGPITWSLPYSANLLLRQIGLIFFMAAIGTKAGHGFAVTFQTGGWGFILAGAIITSAVTLVTLFIGYKYFKLPMSAVMGIMSGVQTQPACLAYANQQVKNELPNVWYATVYPAAMVAKIILAQVIISMFMLL encoded by the coding sequence ATGCTAAATTTTCTGATCGAAAATCAAATTGTGTTGCTTTTCACCATCATCGGATTGGGATATTTATTGGGCAGCATTAAAATTGGTGGGCTAAGCCTGGGCGTTGCAGCCGTGCTATTCGTCGGCATTGCTTTTGGTGCGTTCGATAATCGACTGGACCTGCCAGAATACATTTACATAATTGGCTTGGTGTTATTTGTCTATGCGATTGGCCTGCATGCAGGACCAGGATTTTTTGCTTCGTTTCAGAAACGAGGGCTGCGCATCAATGTGATGGTGGTACTGGTTCTCACCTTTGGTGCGATATTAACAATGGTATTATGGAAAATTCTTGGTGTTTCGGTTCCCAGTATGGTCGGGCTTTATTGCGGTGCCTTGACCAATACGCCGGCGCTCGCTACCACAGTCGAGACCATCAAAAACATGGCAAAGGACCTCCCCCTGGAGACCCTTCGATTTTATATGAATAGCCCCGTTGTTACATATGGTCTGGCCTATCCGTTCGGTGTGCTAGGGGTCATCCTTTGGTTCTTTTTATTCGCACGATACATGAAAGTGGATTTTAATCAGGAAGCACAAGTTTCACAATCCGAGGCAATCTTCACGCGCACCTTTCGCGTGACGAATCCTGGTGTCATTGGCAAGACCGTGAATGAGGCATTGAGTTTTTATGAACGGCCTGGTTTCGTGCTCAGTCGCATTCAAAAGGGCGATAAGATTTTGATCGTAGCTCCAGAGACGATTTTGGGCCACAACGACCTGATCGTAGCGGTTGGAAACGCTTCCGCTTTAGAGCGGGCGCGGGTGCTTTTTGGCGAGGTGGCTAAGAAGCATTTGGATATTGCAGAAGATCCGGGCCAATATAGCTATCGACGCATTTTTGTCTCGAACCGCGAGGTAGTTGGCAAACGGATCGGCGAACTTGAACTGCAAAAGAAATATAATGCAACTATCACCCGACTTCGGCGTGGCGACGTCGATTTTGTCCCCTCGGCTGATACGGTGTTAGAATTGGGCGATCGGATCCGTGTTGTTACGCTCCGAGAGAATCTCGATCAAGTGACCAGATTTTTTGGCGATTCCATTCGCGCTGTATCTGAAACTGACTTCCTTTCATTGTCCTTGGGCATCGTTCTAGGTGTATTCGTGGGCACTATCCCATTCCCCTTGCCCAATGGTATGACTTTCAAGTTCGGGTTCGCCGGGGGGCCACTGATTGTGGCACTGATCCTGGGCCGATTGGAACGCACTGGACCCATTACTTGGAGTTTACCGTATAGTGCGAACTTGTTGCTCCGCCAGATCGGACTGATTTTCTTTATGGCTGCGATCGGTACAAAGGCTGGTCATGGCTTTGCGGTCACCTTTCAAACCGGGGGCTGGGGATTCATCCTCGCTGGGGCGATCATCACCTCGGCAGTGACGCTTGTCACTTTATTCATTGGCTACAAATATTTTAAGCTGCCCATGTCCGCGGTAATGGGAATCATGTCCGGCGTGCAAACTCAGCCAGCTTGCCTGGCTTATGCTAACCAACAGGTAAAGAATGAATTGCCCAACGTCTGGTACGCCACCGTCTATCCAGCCGCGATGGTGGCCAAAATTATTTTAGCCCAGGTGATTATATCGATGTTTATGTTGCTGTAA
- a CDS encoding DUF1926 domain-containing protein — translation MKKIKFAIGIHNHQPIGNFDFVFEEAYQKAYLPFLEVLARHPKIKIAMHYSGYLFDWLLKRDQNLGQQLRQLVATGQLEMMTGGYYEPILVNIPDADKIGQIQKLNQFIEQHTGYHPIGLWLAERIWEPQLPKPLVEAGIRYVVIDDSHFKSAGLEERDLYGYYVTEETGHVVNIFPISERLRYTMPFQPPEVTIDYLRSIADENGNRLIVFADDGEKFGIWPGTHEHCYQKQWLERFFSLLEANLDWIEIVHFSEALDKLLPLGKVYLPTASYREMMEWALPASTIERYEKFEQELKAHGLFDEYKVFVRGGFWRNFLAKYPESNNLHKKSLWVSNKIQRLKNHPNCDQRLLDDAQDHLWAGQTNCPYWHGVFGGLYLNNLRFAVYHHMIQAESIIDRATRSQQELDAGWIDVNAVDFDADGREELLIETPTLNLYLAPQLGGTLFEMDYKPKAINLLDTMTRRKEAYHNKLLTLQNQQPEQNQHGVASIHDLVIAKEPDLAKRLKYDSYRRNALIEHFLASTTSWNQFADCDYLELGDFIGAPYRYETEWVNNCLSIRMHRTGRLKGDGQNSPLELLKTLIVDPKRSVVIIKYLLRNVANVPIAFWFATELNYALLAGNANDRYYYFDRELNESRHLASSGEVDKIKQMGLKDEWLKIDIQLRFDQAATIWRFPIETISQSEAGFERVYQSSVVVPNWKIQLAPQAEWSVEINQRIVDL, via the coding sequence GTGAAAAAGATCAAATTTGCTATTGGGATTCATAATCATCAGCCGATTGGAAATTTCGATTTCGTTTTTGAAGAGGCATATCAAAAGGCATATTTGCCGTTTCTTGAGGTGTTGGCCCGGCATCCGAAAATAAAAATCGCCATGCACTATTCGGGCTACCTATTCGATTGGTTGCTGAAGCGCGATCAGAACTTGGGACAGCAACTTCGACAATTGGTCGCCACAGGTCAATTGGAAATGATGACAGGCGGCTATTATGAACCGATACTGGTCAATATCCCTGATGCGGACAAGATCGGACAGATCCAAAAGCTAAATCAATTTATCGAGCAACACACTGGCTATCATCCAATTGGGCTATGGTTAGCAGAGCGAATTTGGGAGCCTCAGTTGCCTAAGCCGTTGGTCGAAGCTGGGATTCGATATGTCGTAATTGATGACTCCCATTTTAAATCTGCTGGATTAGAGGAACGAGATTTATATGGGTACTATGTGACCGAAGAGACTGGTCACGTGGTCAACATCTTTCCAATCAGCGAACGGCTGCGCTACACGATGCCATTCCAGCCTCCTGAAGTGACGATTGATTATTTACGGTCGATTGCTGATGAAAACGGGAATCGTCTCATCGTGTTTGCTGATGATGGTGAAAAATTTGGCATCTGGCCTGGGACCCATGAACACTGTTACCAGAAGCAATGGCTTGAACGGTTCTTTTCGTTATTAGAGGCCAATCTCGATTGGATCGAGATCGTTCATTTTTCGGAAGCGTTGGACAAATTGCTGCCGCTGGGAAAGGTCTATTTGCCAACCGCCTCCTATCGAGAAATGATGGAATGGGCGCTCCCAGCGTCCACTATTGAACGTTACGAAAAGTTCGAGCAGGAACTAAAAGCACACGGTTTGTTTGATGAATATAAAGTATTCGTGCGCGGCGGATTCTGGAGAAATTTCTTGGCTAAATACCCGGAATCGAACAATCTCCATAAGAAGTCGTTATGGGTTAGCAACAAGATTCAGCGATTGAAGAACCATCCAAATTGTGATCAACGTCTCCTTGATGATGCCCAGGATCACCTTTGGGCCGGCCAGACCAATTGTCCTTATTGGCACGGCGTGTTCGGCGGTCTATATCTGAATAACCTGCGATTTGCGGTCTATCATCACATGATCCAGGCTGAAAGCATCATCGACCGCGCTACCCGTTCCCAACAAGAGCTCGATGCAGGCTGGATTGACGTTAATGCAGTGGATTTCGACGCCGACGGCCGCGAGGAGCTGTTGATCGAAACCCCGACCTTAAATCTCTATCTGGCGCCTCAATTGGGTGGAACGCTATTTGAGATGGATTACAAACCGAAAGCGATCAATTTGCTGGATACTATGACTCGGCGCAAAGAAGCTTATCATAATAAGCTTTTAACACTTCAAAATCAGCAGCCAGAGCAGAACCAACATGGCGTGGCGAGCATACATGACCTGGTTATCGCCAAAGAACCTGATCTGGCCAAGAGACTGAAATATGATTCCTATCGTCGCAACGCACTGATCGAGCATTTCTTAGCATCAACCACCTCATGGAACCAATTCGCGGATTGCGATTACCTCGAGCTGGGAGATTTTATTGGAGCGCCTTACCGATATGAAACCGAATGGGTCAACAATTGTTTAAGTATTAGGATGCATCGAACTGGAAGGCTGAAAGGTGACGGTCAAAATTCTCCTTTGGAGCTGTTAAAGACCCTGATCGTTGACCCAAAGCGTTCCGTCGTGATAATTAAATATCTTCTCCGCAATGTGGCAAACGTGCCCATAGCTTTTTGGTTCGCGACCGAGCTTAATTACGCACTGCTGGCTGGCAATGCCAATGATCGCTATTATTATTTTGATCGTGAACTTAATGAGAGTCGGCATTTAGCAAGCAGTGGTGAGGTGGATAAAATTAAGCAGATGGGTTTGAAGGACGAGTGGCTTAAGATTGACATTCAATTACGCTTTGATCAAGCAGCTACCATCTGGCGCTTTCCCATTGAGACGATATCGCAGTCTGAGGCTGGCTTCGAGCGGGTCTATCAGAGTTCGGTTGTGGTGCCTAATTGGAAAATTCAGCTTGCGCCGCAAGCGGAGTGGTCGGTGGAAATCAATCAACGAATTGTCGATTTATAA
- a CDS encoding isocitrate/isopropylmalate dehydrogenase family protein, translating to MAKYRIAWLPGDGIGKDVMDCARIVLDALKFDAEYIHGDIGWEFWCNEGDPLPKRTIDMLKTTHCALFGAITSKPKEEAAKELRPELQGKGYVYSSPIVRLRQEFNLRTNLRPCKAYPGNPLNYREGIDLVVFRENTEDLYAGVEFHPVPQEVMDVLCRNHSKMKSFASVPLEDIAISLRIITRKAAQNIIRDAFEYAKKYHYKSVTIVEKPNVIRETSGLMIREARKIAKEYPEIPLWEANIDAMCMWLIKNPLDYGVLVTSNMFGDIISDLCAQLVGGLGFASSGNIGDNYAVFEPTHGSAPKYAGQYKVNPIAMLLTVKLMFDWLGETENAHRLENAIATVIKEGKVRTYDMGGSSSSLEVAEEVARKL from the coding sequence ATGGCAAAATACCGTATCGCGTGGTTACCAGGTGATGGCATTGGCAAAGATGTGATGGATTGCGCTCGAATTGTGCTAGATGCATTGAAATTCGATGCGGAATATATTCATGGTGATATTGGTTGGGAGTTCTGGTGTAATGAAGGGGATCCATTGCCGAAGCGGACGATCGACATGTTGAAGACCACGCATTGCGCCCTTTTCGGCGCGATTACTTCAAAGCCCAAAGAGGAAGCAGCGAAGGAATTGCGGCCAGAACTTCAGGGCAAGGGATATGTGTATTCCAGTCCGATAGTACGTTTGAGACAGGAATTCAATTTGCGCACCAATTTGCGGCCATGTAAAGCGTATCCTGGTAACCCGCTCAATTACCGCGAGGGGATCGATCTGGTGGTATTCCGAGAAAACACCGAAGATCTCTATGCCGGAGTTGAGTTCCATCCAGTGCCACAGGAAGTCATGGATGTGTTGTGTCGGAATCATTCCAAGATGAAGAGCTTTGCCTCGGTGCCTCTGGAAGACATTGCGATCTCGTTACGGATTATCACTCGCAAGGCTGCTCAGAACATCATTCGAGATGCGTTTGAATACGCTAAAAAATATCACTATAAGAGCGTTACCATTGTTGAAAAACCCAATGTGATTCGCGAGACCAGCGGGCTCATGATCCGCGAAGCGCGAAAAATCGCAAAAGAGTATCCAGAAATCCCGCTCTGGGAAGCGAACATCGATGCCATGTGCATGTGGCTCATTAAGAACCCACTTGATTATGGAGTATTGGTAACTTCGAATATGTTCGGCGATATCATCTCCGACTTATGCGCTCAATTGGTTGGAGGTCTTGGGTTCGCCTCAAGTGGCAACATTGGTGATAACTACGCAGTATTCGAACCCACCCATGGCTCAGCGCCCAAATATGCTGGCCAGTATAAAGTCAATCCGATCGCCATGCTGCTAACTGTGAAATTGATGTTCGATTGGTTGGGCGAGACGGAAAATGCCCACCGTTTGGAAAATGCGATTGCGACGGTTATCAAAGAAGGTAAAGTCCGAACCTATGATATGGGCGGAAGTTCCAGCTCGTTAGAAGTCGCTGAGGAAGTTGCCCGGAAACTGTGA
- a CDS encoding biopolymer transporter ExbD — MKFTRKTKVDAGIPTASLPDVVFLLLLFFMVSSVFQQYRGIPVRLPAAKKIEKLPGKRNVANIWADDKGRISIDDKFVDVKEVSDIIYLKVTDPLNPLRVISLKIDERAKMGFITSIHEELRETGGAALNVNYSTKTATY, encoded by the coding sequence GTGAAATTCACGAGAAAAACGAAAGTCGATGCCGGGATTCCAACGGCATCTTTGCCGGACGTGGTGTTTTTGCTGCTCTTATTCTTCATGGTATCATCGGTTTTTCAGCAATATCGAGGGATTCCGGTGCGTCTTCCCGCCGCAAAAAAAATTGAGAAATTGCCAGGAAAACGGAATGTTGCGAATATTTGGGCGGATGACAAGGGCCGGATCTCGATCGATGATAAATTTGTCGATGTTAAAGAGGTGTCCGACATCATTTATTTAAAAGTAACGGATCCTTTAAATCCTTTGCGCGTTATATCATTGAAGATCGATGAACGCGCTAAAATGGGTTTCATTACTTCAATCCATGAAGAACTCAGAGAAACTGGGGGAGCAGCGCTAAATGTAAACTACTCAACCAAAACGGCAACTTACTGA
- a CDS encoding histidine phosphatase family protein, producing MKRLLIIRHAHAELANHDISDLERPLSDKGERDARFLSELLRDQYPDRLDLILTSPACRAVRTAQILAQAIGFDEQNIQFRDQIYCSGMEELFNLICYTDDSISSLMLIGHNPQITFLANHLSPCSIETIPPAGAVILDFDIDSWSRLFGKKAVSHFVINPDKF from the coding sequence ATGAAACGATTACTGATCATTCGGCATGCCCACGCCGAGCTGGCCAATCATGACATCTCAGATCTGGAACGCCCCTTGAGCGACAAGGGCGAACGCGATGCACGATTTTTAAGCGAGCTCCTTCGCGATCAATATCCTGACCGGCTCGATTTGATCCTTACCAGTCCAGCATGTCGAGCTGTGCGAACCGCCCAAATACTCGCCCAAGCGATTGGCTTTGATGAACAAAACATTCAATTCCGAGATCAAATTTATTGTAGCGGCATGGAGGAATTGTTCAATCTGATTTGCTATACTGATGATTCAATCTCTTCGTTGATGCTGATTGGTCACAATCCCCAGATCACATTTTTAGCGAATCATCTATCTCCTTGCTCAATCGAAACGATTCCCCCAGCCGGGGCCGTGATCCTCGATTTCGATATTGATTCCTGGAGCCGGCTTTTCGGAAAGAAAGCAGTGTCGCATTTTGTTATCAATCCAGACAAATTTTAG